TGCTTACACTTCACAGGTCCTTGTTAGGAATGTACCTCCGGATCCAGATGAATCTGTCAGTGAGCTTGTGGAGCACTTTTTCCTCGTGAATCATCCACATCATTATCTCATTCATCAGGTATGTTTTTGCTCAAGCAGAATTTATAGTGTAAATATCTTTGGTAGAAAGCTAtgaattttattgatgatatcgAGGAATAGTGTGCATCAGTCTTGTTGTGCAAATTATTGAAAACCATTTGTTAGAATGTGTATTGTGGGCAGGGCATCATGTGGGTCAATTGTGTGCTAACGacactataaaaattatatatcattatGGGACATTTGTTGGTATGCATTTTGATCATAGCTTTCCTTCTGTGCATATGCAAGCCAGCTTCCATATGTTAACTGTTCCCTCAGCAATTGCTTATACCTATCATGTTCTTtctcttagttttttcttcagTGGTTTTGATTGTGTATTGTGaaccttaattattttaattgtgttatgtgatgttttttttttatcatagaatTGGAAAGGTGTTATTCCATGAGTTGTCTGTGAGATTTGAAATGTTGCTAACcttaacatttaattgatttaagtgACTAAATTTCCTTGTTTCTATTTATGGATTTGTAACCATTTGACATTCCCTATAGGACATAgagacttcatttttttttccctaaataGACATTTAACAGAGGATTGCACAAATAAACTACTTTGAATTTTCTTGTCTTGTGAcatagaaaaatgataaaaaaaagaagagaaacttggatttttttttttttttaactgaactAAGAATGTGCACCTCTTTGTTATCATATAAGTATGCTGTGTAAATATTTATTGCTGTTGTGATTTGTGGGAAATGTTCTTGGACATAAAGAACACTTCCTATTTTCTTGACAAGTAGAGTGCTGCAGCCCATCGTAGCTTTTCATCATTTGGATTAAATAGCAAGGGATAGGGAAAAGGTTTGGTAGTTGAGGAGGCAACATGCGGATCTCATACGGTCTATTGAGTGGCTTTAAATGGACTATTTACTTAATGGAATATTTAAATAAACCCTGGCTTTTATTATACTCCTGAAATTCTAGGATAGTAtgtacttcaatttttttaatccttgaaCTATGCAtgcttggtaaaaaaaattggctttgtgaatatttttaggatttaaaatttttaatgtagGTGGTCTGCAACGCAAACAAACTAGCCAGTTTggtcaagaagaagaaaagtaagCAGAACTGGCTTGACTACTACCAACTCAAGTATGACAGGAATCAATCACAGCGGCCTCTTAAGAAAGTACTTCTCAAAATTCAATCTGATATATCTTAAGTAGTTGTTGCCTCATGTCCGAATCTAATGTCTATTACTTTTGCCTAAACCCCAATTACGGTTTTAACCTCAAACTTTACTTTTCTTTGCTGTTCAGACTGGTTTCCTTGGGCTTTGGGGTGAAAAGGTGGATGCAATTGATCATCACATATCAGAGATTAAGAAACTGTCAGAAGAAGTAAGCCCCTAGCTTCAATTTCTTATCTAAATTCCCCGATCTTTCAAAAAGtttgaattattgttttgttaGTTATTCACAAGTATATAAATCTGCAACTTCTTGTTCAAAAAAGCAAAACCATTGTTCAAATGAGTTAGAGATGCTACTTTACCAGTTACTAATCGAATCACCCCTCTGATCTGGGTAATGTATCATTCTGGTATAATTCAGAtagaagaggagagaaaaaaggtTTTAAAGGATCCAAAGTCTATAATGCCGGCAGCATTTGTTTCATTTAAGACTCGATGGGGTGCAGCTGTTTGTGCACAAACTCAACAATCAAGAAATCCGACTTTGTGGTTAACAGAGTGGGCTCCTGAGCCGCGTGATGTATATTGGGAAAACTTGGCCATTCCATACATGTCACTCTCTGTTAGGAGGCTGATAATTGgagttgcattttttttccttactttctTTTTCATGATACCTATTGCATCTGTGCAAGCTCTAGCAAGCATTGAGGGAATTGAGAAAAAAGCCCCTTTTCTGAAGCCCATTATTGAAATgtaagttttctttctttcatcacAGTGCCTTCTAACTTAAATGCAAGATTTCTTTGTTAGAAAttatcaactttttattttttatgcagaaaatttatcaaatccgTTATCCAAGGTTTTCTACCTGGCATTGCATTGAAGCTCTTCCTAATCTTCCTGCCAACAATTTTAATGATCATGTCTAAATTTGAAGGCTTCCTATCTATATCATCTTTGGAAAGGAGATCAGCATCAAGATATTATATTTTCCTCATTATCAATGTATTCCTTGGGAGCATACTCACTGGGGCCGCATTTGAACAGCTAAATTCTTTTATCAATCAGTCTGCAAACGAGTATGTTATTCTCACATATCTATCAAGTATTTATTAGGGTGTAAGCAATTTTCATAGAATTTGGTTGCATTAGGATGAATGGCACTATATACTGTAAGATCCAACCATTGTCGGTAGTGTTAATGCCTAGTGAGAGATGTTATTTTCATGGCATGTGCCTTAAAAGGATTTCCAACAACTTACATTTTATTAATTCTTCCAccaatgatttaattttatctaacttttcaTTGATCCAGAATCCTATTATCCTGAGATGAAGCTCTAGGATCTAAGTCAATatgtttttcatctttattgCCTACAACTTCCATCAAGTGTTATAATTGTTTTCTCCTTTGTTTTGCTCATTTCTTTGTTTATGTATGGCAGAATTCCTAAAACAATAGGTGTAGCTGTTCCATTGAAAGCAACTTTCTTCATAACCTATATAATGGTTGATGGTTGGGCTGGAATAGCTGGAGAAGTTTTAATGCTGAAACCACTGATACTCTATCACTTGAAAAATTTCTTTCTGGTGAAGACAGAAAAAGACAGGGAAGAGGCAATGAATCCTGGCAGTCTTGGTTTTAACACCGGCGAACCTCGcattcaattatattttctgCTAGGTCTTGTATATGCAACAGTGACACCTGCTCTCCTTCcattcataattattttctttgccTTCGCCTATGTAGTGTTCCGTCATCAGGTAAATAATTGATACCTTTGGTTAAATGATGTTCCATCAAAGGACAATTCTATTGTGTATGGTTAATGTCTTGTCAACTAAATGATCAAAACCGGCAATTTAATCCAAGTTTGAAGATGTTCTGGGCCAGGGCATTAAAACTAGATAGTATATTTGTAGCACAATCATATGCTTTGTCCTTGGTCATGTGTATTCACGGTTTCCCTATGTTTACACCTTGGCAGATCATAAATGTTTACAACCAAGAGTATGAAAGTGGTGCGGCATTCTGGCCTGATGTCCATGGGCGTGTTATTACTGCATTAGTAATCTCACAGCTGGCTCTGCTGGGACTGATGAGTACAAAAGAAGCTGCGCAGTCAGCACCATTTCTCATTGCTCTTCCTGTACTCACTATATGGTTCCATAGCTTCTGCAACGGACGCCACAAATCTGCTTTTGTCAAATATCCATTACAGGTGTGTTGGTGTCTGCGTATTCTGGAGTTTACacttttcattctcttttgatttttatgtgcTTCCTTGTTTGCTCTCAATTGATTCTCCTGCATAACACTAATAATTTCTTATATGCAACTATGAACTCCTTTTAGTTTTATGTCAAGCTAGAGCTGTTTAATGCTAGTGTTTGGTgtgaaaaatgttatttacaaaCTCGGGTTATTTTTGGATGTAAAAGCTTGATCTTTTTGTCATGAAGCATGAAATGCCTAGCTGTGTTGATGACATTGTTTACTGTTGTGAAAAAGCTTGATTTGATGATaatggagagagagaaagaggaaaaaTTCAACcactttcttttcaaattatagAATTTCTGAGGTTAGCAACACTTGCATTGCCAAAATAACTTCTTCAAGGATCTACAAACTCC
This is a stretch of genomic DNA from Populus alba chromosome 11, ASM523922v2, whole genome shotgun sequence. It encodes these proteins:
- the LOC118061356 gene encoding calcium permeable stress-gated cation channel 1, translating into MATLGDIAVSGALNLLSAFIFLLAFAILRIQPFNDRVYFPKWYLKGLRSSASHSGALVRRVVNLDFRSYTRFLNWMPEALKMPEPELIDHAGLDSAVYLRIYLMGLKIFVPIAFLAWAILVPVNYTNDTLEAAQKVSNVTASDIDKLSISNVPLKSQRFWTHIVMAYAFTFWTCYVLLKEYEKVASMRLHFLSSEGRRPDQFTVLVRNVPPDPDESVSELVEHFFLVNHPHHYLIHQVVCNANKLASLVKKKKSKQNWLDYYQLKYDRNQSQRPLKKTGFLGLWGEKVDAIDHHISEIKKLSEEIEEERKKVLKDPKSIMPAAFVSFKTRWGAAVCAQTQQSRNPTLWLTEWAPEPRDVYWENLAIPYMSLSVRRLIIGVAFFFLTFFFMIPIASVQALASIEGIEKKAPFLKPIIEIKFIKSVIQGFLPGIALKLFLIFLPTILMIMSKFEGFLSISSLERRSASRYYIFLIINVFLGSILTGAAFEQLNSFINQSANEIPKTIGVAVPLKATFFITYIMVDGWAGIAGEVLMLKPLILYHLKNFFLVKTEKDREEAMNPGSLGFNTGEPRIQLYFLLGLVYATVTPALLPFIIIFFAFAYVVFRHQIINVYNQEYESGAAFWPDVHGRVITALVISQLALLGLMSTKEAAQSAPFLIALPVLTIWFHSFCNGRHKSAFVKYPLQEAMMKDTLERARDPNFNLKAYLQDAYIHPVFKGGDDDEDDDLSKKLEIESVLVPTKRQSRKNTPVPSKISGASSPSSFEVVKNGDP